A window of the Zerene cesonia ecotype Mississippi chromosome 12, Zerene_cesonia_1.1, whole genome shotgun sequence genome harbors these coding sequences:
- the LOC119830791 gene encoding rac GTPase-activating protein 1-like, giving the protein MSSESSDPGANIALSLVAQFDEINRINNVLNDSSTEECFLAFLKQMEWVRSQWAAAETEAVRLQTELDEALRTLSKWEAKFAHVRKLLDEEKRERNIVLKKYNELSKLLDMARDLLFNDNRAKLNDETLQKLAFLNGTAQQDHNAKINGIPELNSTGTLLSEMSYSRSEDDLDLSLASTRRSWVQRGGWNVRENPPANKKRRSSTNSSATKTVELQGGKVLATATTTLTLERAPTAHDLKPPQNFQPISESSDEAPTPSRKSAARLSEKIIKNQDFTPSAPPKTDTESASEAGAAGAAGARAQRTPSVLSAGFGSPRVRARQHNFIAKNFYKRETCGPCGKTIKFAKVGVKCEHCRAQAHPECRALLPLPCVPPGRALHNQEGSISDFAPSSPPMVPALLVHCINEIEKRGLAERGIYRVSALDKDVKRLKERFLRGCGSPQLAGEDIHVVCGCVKDFLRGLREPLVSSALWADFLAAAGSSDVTAAVVQAVSQLPQPNRDTLAFLALHLQRVAESPECEMGVENLAKVFAPTVVGYGMMTQPAEMYSATVHMFNVMQVLLSLPGDYWSQWACPAPASPPAAAAALHKPRGYFFSPADNAVPRKKKNYFQ; this is encoded by the exons ATGAGTTCCGAAAGCTCCGACCCGGGTGCAAATATAGCACTTTCATTAGTGGCTCagtttgatgaaataaatcgTATTAATAACGTTCTGAATGACAGTTCGACTGAAGAAT GTTTCCTAGCATTTCTAAAACAAATGGAATGGGTGCGCAGTCAGTGGGCTGCGGCAGAAACAGAGGCTGTTCGTCTTCAAACAGAGCTGGATGAAGCCCTCCGCACTCTATCAAAATGGGAGGCTAAGTTTGCACATGTTCGTAAATTGCTGGATGAAGAAAAACGGGagagaaatattgttttaaagaaatataatgaattg agCAAGCTATTAGACATGGCTCGGGATCTTCTTTTCAATGACAACAGAGCGAAACTTAATGATGAAACCCTCCAGAAGCTGGCCTTCCTCAACGGTACTGCTCAGCAGGATCATAATGCTAAGATTAATGGTATTCCGGAACTGAACTCTACTG GTACACTTCTATCGGAGATGTCATATTCACGTTCAGAAGACGACTTGGATCTCTCACTGGCGTCCACTCGCCGCTCGTGGGTGCAACGCGGCGGCTGGAACGTGCGAGAGAACCCGCCGGCAAATAAGAAGAGACGCTCTTCTACCAACTCTTCTGCTACTAAA ACGGTGGAGCTACAAGGTGGCAAAGTGCTTGCAACAGCAACAACGACATTGACCCTGGAACGAGCCCCAACTGCACATGATCTGAAGCCACCGCAGAACTTT cAACCTATATCGGAGAGCAGTGACGAAGCGCCCACACCGAGTCGCAAATCGGCGGCTCGTCTTtctgaaaaaataatcaaaaaccAGGACTTTACACCTTCTGCACCACCTAAAACTG ACACGGAGAGCGCGTCGGAGGCGGGAGCGGCGGGAGCGGCGGGAGCGCGCGCGCAGCGCACGCCGTCGGTGCTGTCGGCCGGGTTCGGCTCGCCGCGCGTGCGAGCGAGACAGCACAACTTCATCGCCAAGAACTTCTACAAGCGCGAGACGTGCGGCCCCTGCGGGAAGAC CATAAAGTTCGCGAAGGTGGGCGTGAAGTGCGAGCACTGCCGTGCGCAGGCGCACCCCGAGTGCCGCGCGCTGCTGCCGCTGCCCTGCGTGCCGCCCGGCCGCGCGCTGCACAACCAG GAGGGCAGCATATCGGACTTCGCGCCGTCCAGCCCGCCCATGGTGCCGGCGCTGCTGGTGCACTGCATCAACGAGATCGAGAAGCGCGGGCTGGCCGAGCGCGGCATCTACCGCGTCAGCGCGCTCGACAAGGATGTCAAGCGGTTGAAG GAGCGGTTCCTGCGCGGGTGCGGGTCGCCGCAGCTGGCGGGCGAGGACATCCACGTGGTGTGCGGCTGCGTGAAGGACTTCCTGCGCGGGCTGCGCGAGCCGCTCGTGTCCAGCGCGCTGTGGGCCGACTTCCTCGCGGCGGCCGGCAGCAGCGACGTCACCGCCGCCGTCGTGCAGGCCGTCAGCCAGCTGCCGCAGCCCAACCGCGACACGCTGGCCTTCCTGGCGCTGCACCTGCAGAG GGTGGCAGAGAGTCCAGAGTGTGAGATGGGAGTGGAGAACCTGGCCAAGGTGTTCGCACCCACAGTAGTGGGATACGGGATGATGACGCAACCCGCCGAAATGTACTCCGCCACTGTGCATATGTTCAAT GTGATGCAAGTGCTGCTGAGCCTGCCGGGCGACTACTGGTCGCAGTGGGCGTGCCCCGCGCCGGCGtcgccgcccgccgccgccgccgcgctgcaCAAGCCCCGCGGCTACTTCTTCTCGCCGGCCGACAACGC aGTGCCGAGgaagaagaaaaattatttccaatGA